Proteins encoded by one window of Streptomyces sp. LX-29:
- a CDS encoding helix-turn-helix transcriptional regulator — protein sequence MTTATAPGVGALLREWRDRRRISQLELALRADSSARHISFIETGRSRPSQEMVLRLADHLDVPVRERNALLIAAGYAPHYPDTALDAPEMEPLRTCVEQLLTGYEPYPALVVDGTYDIVAANRSVGMFLEGVAEHLITPPLNAMRLTLHPEGMAPRIRNLRAWRADLLSQMDRQLALLRSAPLRALYDEVSAYPLPPESEPDAAEAPGAAEYPPFALPMVIEHDGRVLSFVSTIATFNTPMDVTVSELAIETFLPADSETSAYLARAARLRP from the coding sequence ATGACGACTGCCACCGCTCCGGGCGTGGGCGCGCTGCTCCGCGAATGGCGGGACCGGCGCCGGATCAGCCAACTGGAGCTGGCGCTGCGCGCCGACTCCTCCGCCCGCCACATCAGCTTCATCGAGACCGGTCGTTCCCGGCCCAGCCAGGAGATGGTGCTGCGCCTGGCGGACCACCTCGACGTGCCGGTGCGCGAGCGCAACGCGCTGCTGATCGCCGCCGGTTACGCACCGCACTACCCGGACACCGCGCTGGACGCCCCCGAGATGGAGCCCCTGCGGACCTGCGTGGAGCAGTTGCTGACCGGCTACGAGCCGTATCCCGCGCTCGTCGTCGACGGCACGTACGACATCGTGGCGGCCAACCGGAGCGTCGGGATGTTCCTGGAAGGCGTGGCGGAACACCTGATCACGCCCCCGCTGAACGCGATGCGCCTCACCCTCCACCCGGAGGGCATGGCGCCCCGCATCCGCAATCTGCGCGCCTGGCGCGCCGATCTGCTGTCGCAGATGGACCGCCAGCTGGCGCTGCTGCGCTCCGCCCCGCTGCGCGCGCTCTACGACGAGGTCAGCGCGTATCCGCTGCCGCCGGAGTCGGAGCCGGACGCGGCGGAGGCTCCGGGTGCCGCGGAGTACCCGCCCTTCGCCCTGCCGATGGTGATCGAGCATGACGGGCGGGTGTTGTCCTTCGTCTCCACCATCGCCACCTTCAACACCCCGATGGACGTGACCGTCTCCGAGCTGGCCATCGAGACGTTCCTGCCGGCCGACTCGGAGACGAGCGCCTATCTGGCGCGGGCGGCCCGGCTCAGGCCGTAG
- a CDS encoding methyltransferase domain-containing protein: MSGHHHHHHHHDTHRGGGTGSADIDWAVMAPLIEANGEVHAPATEQAAHWLCERLGDASEVHDVWDVGSGPGVAAGLFAQVFPSAAVLAVDGEEALLERARARAARLGVGDRLRTLTADLPDGLVDAGAADLIWSSKALHHLGDQTGAVARLADHLRPGGLLAVAEGGLPARCLPRDFGIGRPGLQARLDAVVEDWFTEMRAALPDVRTTVEDWPAMLAAAGLTDLRSRTFLLDLPAPLPAAARDYLHAQLVRLRETVAENLDAEDRATLDRLVDPDDKDGILLRPDAFLLSAQTVHTGRRAVV, from the coding sequence ATGAGCGGCCATCACCACCACCACCATCACCACGACACCCACCGCGGCGGCGGCACCGGCTCCGCCGACATCGACTGGGCGGTCATGGCCCCGCTCATCGAGGCGAACGGCGAGGTGCACGCGCCCGCCACCGAGCAGGCGGCGCACTGGCTGTGTGAGCGCCTCGGCGACGCCTCCGAAGTCCACGACGTGTGGGACGTGGGCAGCGGGCCCGGCGTGGCCGCCGGCCTGTTCGCCCAGGTCTTCCCGAGCGCCGCGGTGCTGGCCGTGGACGGCGAGGAAGCCCTGCTGGAACGGGCCCGCGCCCGCGCGGCCCGACTCGGCGTCGGCGACCGCCTGCGCACCCTGACCGCCGACCTCCCCGACGGGCTGGTCGACGCGGGCGCCGCCGACCTCATCTGGTCCAGCAAGGCGCTGCACCACCTGGGCGACCAGACAGGCGCCGTCGCCCGGCTCGCCGACCACCTGCGCCCCGGCGGCCTGCTCGCCGTCGCCGAGGGCGGGCTGCCCGCACGGTGTCTGCCCCGCGACTTCGGCATCGGACGACCGGGGCTCCAGGCCCGGCTCGACGCGGTCGTCGAGGACTGGTTCACCGAGATGCGGGCAGCGTTGCCCGACGTCCGGACCACCGTCGAGGACTGGCCGGCGATGCTCGCGGCCGCGGGCCTGACCGACCTGCGCAGCCGCACCTTCCTCCTGGACCTGCCCGCGCCCCTGCCCGCCGCCGCCCGCGACTATCTGCACGCCCAACTCGTCCGGCTGCGCGAGACCGTCGCCGAGAACCTCGACGCCGAGGACCGCGCCACCCTCGACCGGCTCGTCGACCCGGACGACAAGGACGGCATCCTGCTCCGCCCCGACGCCTTCCTGCTGTCGGCCCAGACGGTGCACACGGGACGACGGGCCGTCGTCTGA
- a CDS encoding LysR family transcriptional regulator has translation MDLELRHLRTVRAIADAGSLTKAAAQLGFAQPALSTQLKRIERALGGPLFHRDRNGARPTALGELVLERARVLLPAVRELQEEAVRFANACAQIERFRLGATHGPLLGGLVDRLATAHPSAPVSTYTSWSVREISAMVVEGRLDFALIGTCGQAPPPAADQLSWHTVGTDPVFVMLSEDHPLRDEPELELGALAGESWTDVPGEGCFADCFATACARAGFTPMSVFETDTASCVHLVQVGRAVGLCRATFPPTPGVVTRPLAGAPLSWRHLIGWHPDSPAADTAPAVLGHARTAHADAVRRNEVYARWLAARPLPDRFGTGASDG, from the coding sequence ATGGATCTGGAGTTGCGGCACCTCAGAACGGTCCGGGCGATAGCGGACGCGGGCAGCCTCACCAAGGCCGCCGCACAGCTCGGCTTCGCCCAACCCGCGCTCAGTACGCAGCTCAAGCGCATCGAACGGGCGCTCGGCGGCCCGCTCTTCCACCGCGACCGCAACGGCGCTCGCCCCACGGCGCTCGGCGAGCTGGTGCTGGAGCGAGCGCGGGTGCTGCTGCCCGCGGTGCGCGAGCTCCAGGAGGAGGCGGTGCGGTTCGCCAACGCCTGCGCCCAGATCGAGCGGTTCCGGCTCGGCGCCACCCACGGCCCGCTGCTGGGCGGGCTGGTCGACCGCCTCGCCACCGCCCACCCCTCGGCGCCCGTCTCCACCTACACCTCCTGGTCCGTGCGGGAGATCAGCGCGATGGTCGTCGAGGGACGGCTGGACTTCGCGCTCATCGGCACCTGCGGGCAGGCGCCGCCACCCGCCGCGGACCAGCTGAGCTGGCACACCGTGGGCACCGACCCGGTGTTCGTGATGCTCAGCGAGGACCATCCGCTCCGCGACGAACCGGAGTTGGAGCTGGGCGCCCTCGCCGGGGAGTCGTGGACCGATGTGCCGGGCGAGGGCTGCTTCGCCGACTGTTTCGCCACCGCGTGCGCCCGTGCCGGCTTCACCCCGATGTCGGTCTTCGAGACCGACACCGCGTCCTGTGTGCACCTGGTGCAGGTCGGGCGCGCCGTCGGGCTCTGCCGCGCCACCTTCCCGCCCACTCCGGGCGTGGTGACCCGCCCGCTGGCCGGCGCCCCGCTGAGCTGGCGTCACCTCATCGGCTGGCATCCCGACTCCCCCGCCGCGGACACCGCCCCGGCCGTCCTCGGCCACGCCCGCACCGCCCACGCCGACGCGGTGCGGCGCAACGAGGTGTACGCCCGCTGGCTGGCGGCCCGGCCGCTCCCGGACCGCTTCGGAACGGGGGCTTCCGACGGGTGA
- a CDS encoding AMP-dependent synthetase/ligase, translating to MREITVPPLTTACQVGGLADAVFEHAASDPDRVALGRRTEDGRWADVTSGTFRDEVLALAKGLLAQGVRFGDRVAIMSRTRYEWTLFDFAIWTIGAQSVPMYPTASAEQVFWMLHDTGTSACLVEHEDHAMTVGSVIDRLPRLKRLWQLDAGALDELLVAGASVDDTVVDRHRMAMTPNTPATIIYTSGTTGRPRGCVISHANLMAECDNIVARYRDVFHTKPGDEAATLLFLPLAHVFGRMVQVAAVRGRVKLAHQPDLHAAALLPDLRSFRPTFVLAVPYIFEKVFAAARRRAETEDRVGPFEKAVDVAVRYAEAQEAKAFGTGPGPGAALRVQHQLFDKLVYGKVRETLGGRVRHAMSGGSAMDRRLGLFFAGAGITIYEGYGLTETTAAATANPPERTRYGTVGVPIPGTGVRIADDGEIWLRGDQVFTGYLGDPKATDTVLRDGWLATGDLGALDEDGYLTITGRKKDVLVTSGGKTVSPAALEERVRAHPLVHQCFLVGNDRPYVAALVTLDAEAVSHWLWMRGKAAPPPADLVRDRELETEIRRAVVAANTSVSPAESIRTFRILAAPFTEEHGLLTPSLKLKRSAIEQAYAVEVEALYKDVRRL from the coding sequence TTGCGCGAGATCACCGTCCCGCCGTTGACGACGGCGTGCCAGGTGGGAGGTCTGGCGGATGCCGTGTTCGAGCACGCGGCGAGCGATCCGGACCGGGTGGCGCTCGGGCGGCGGACGGAGGACGGCCGCTGGGCTGACGTCACCTCGGGCACGTTCCGCGACGAGGTGCTGGCGCTGGCGAAGGGACTCCTCGCCCAGGGCGTACGGTTCGGCGACCGGGTCGCGATCATGTCCCGCACCCGCTACGAGTGGACGCTGTTCGACTTCGCGATCTGGACGATCGGCGCCCAGTCGGTCCCGATGTACCCCACCGCCTCCGCCGAGCAGGTCTTCTGGATGCTGCACGACACCGGCACCTCGGCGTGCCTGGTGGAGCACGAGGACCACGCGATGACGGTGGGTTCGGTGATCGACCGGCTGCCCCGACTGAAGCGGCTGTGGCAGCTGGACGCGGGGGCGCTGGACGAACTGCTGGTCGCCGGCGCCTCCGTCGACGACACGGTGGTGGACCGGCACCGGATGGCGATGACCCCGAACACACCGGCGACGATCATCTACACCTCGGGCACCACGGGCCGGCCGCGCGGCTGCGTCATCTCGCACGCCAACCTGATGGCCGAGTGCGACAACATCGTCGCCCGCTACCGGGACGTCTTCCACACCAAGCCCGGCGACGAGGCCGCCACCCTGCTCTTCCTCCCCCTCGCGCATGTCTTCGGACGGATGGTGCAGGTCGCGGCGGTGCGCGGCCGGGTGAAGCTGGCCCACCAGCCGGACCTCCACGCCGCCGCCCTCCTGCCCGACCTGCGGTCCTTCCGGCCCACCTTCGTGCTGGCCGTCCCGTACATCTTCGAGAAGGTCTTCGCCGCCGCTCGGAGACGGGCCGAGACCGAGGACCGGGTGGGGCCCTTCGAGAAGGCCGTGGACGTGGCGGTGCGGTACGCGGAGGCACAGGAGGCCAAGGCGTTCGGCACCGGGCCGGGGCCCGGCGCCGCGCTGCGCGTCCAACACCAGCTGTTCGACAAGCTGGTGTACGGCAAGGTCCGCGAGACCCTGGGCGGCCGGGTGCGGCACGCGATGTCCGGCGGTTCGGCGATGGACCGGCGCCTCGGTCTGTTCTTCGCCGGTGCCGGCATCACCATCTACGAGGGCTACGGGCTGACCGAGACCACCGCCGCCGCGACCGCCAACCCGCCGGAGCGGACCCGGTACGGGACGGTGGGCGTGCCGATCCCCGGTACCGGCGTGCGCATCGCCGACGACGGTGAGATCTGGCTGCGCGGCGACCAGGTCTTCACCGGCTACCTCGGCGACCCGAAGGCCACCGACACCGTGTTGCGCGACGGCTGGCTGGCCACCGGCGACCTCGGCGCCCTGGACGAGGACGGCTATCTCACCATCACCGGCCGGAAGAAGGACGTGCTGGTCACCTCGGGCGGCAAGACGGTCTCCCCGGCGGCCCTGGAGGAGCGGGTGCGCGCCCACCCGCTGGTCCACCAGTGCTTCCTGGTCGGCAACGACCGCCCGTACGTCGCGGCCCTGGTCACCCTGGACGCGGAGGCGGTCTCCCACTGGCTGTGGATGCGCGGGAAGGCCGCTCCGCCCCCCGCCGACCTGGTACGGGACCGGGAACTGGAGACGGAGATACGGCGCGCGGTGGTCGCGGCCAACACCTCTGTCTCGCCGGCGGAATCCATCCGTACGTTTCGCATACTTGCCGCACCGTTCACAGAGGAGCATGGTCTCCTGACGCCGTCGTTGAAGCTGAAGCGCAGCGCTATCGAGCAGGCGTACGCCGTCGAAGTCGAGGCGCTCTACAAGGATGTGAGGCGCCTCTGA
- a CDS encoding aldo/keto reductase, whose translation MSKVPFITLNNGVRMPQLGYGVWQIPDDEAARAVGTALEVGYRSIDTAAIYENEEGTGQAIAQSGIPRDELFVTTKLWNSDQGYDATLRAFDTSLDKLGLDHVDLYLIHWPVPSQDRYVETWKALEKVYAEGRARAIGVSNFHPAHLERLLAETSVVPALDQVELHPRLQQAEVRAFNARHDIATEAWSPLGQGKDLLDAPVLAAIGQKHEKTPAQVVLRWHIQSGHVAIPKSVTPSRIAENIDIFDFALDEDDLSAVAALESGTRLGPDPETFDMA comes from the coding sequence GTGAGCAAGGTCCCCTTCATCACCCTCAACAACGGCGTCCGGATGCCGCAGCTCGGCTACGGCGTCTGGCAGATCCCGGACGACGAGGCGGCCAGGGCGGTCGGCACCGCGCTGGAGGTGGGGTACCGCAGCATCGACACCGCCGCGATCTACGAGAACGAGGAAGGCACGGGCCAGGCGATCGCCCAGTCCGGCATTCCGCGCGACGAGCTGTTCGTGACCACCAAGCTGTGGAACTCCGACCAGGGGTACGACGCGACCCTCCGCGCCTTCGACACCTCGCTCGACAAGCTCGGCCTCGACCATGTGGATCTGTATCTGATCCACTGGCCGGTCCCCTCCCAGGACCGCTACGTGGAGACCTGGAAGGCACTCGAGAAGGTCTACGCCGAGGGCCGGGCCAGGGCCATCGGCGTCTCCAACTTCCACCCGGCCCACCTCGAGCGGCTGCTGGCCGAGACCTCGGTGGTGCCGGCGCTGGACCAGGTGGAGCTGCACCCGCGGCTCCAGCAGGCCGAGGTCCGCGCCTTCAACGCCCGGCACGACATCGCGACCGAGGCATGGTCCCCGCTGGGCCAGGGCAAGGACCTGCTCGACGCCCCGGTGCTGGCGGCGATCGGACAGAAGCACGAGAAGACCCCGGCCCAGGTGGTGCTGCGCTGGCACATCCAGTCGGGCCATGTGGCGATCCCGAAGTCCGTGACGCCGTCGCGGATCGCGGAGAACATCGACATCTTCGACTTCGCGCTGGACGAGGACGACCTGTCGGCCGTCGCCGCGCTGGAGTCGGGCACCCGGCTGGGTCCGGACCCGGAGACCTTCGACATGGCCTGA
- a CDS encoding effector-associated domain EAD1-containing protein, whose amino-acid sequence MAGADDDTTELTAEEITALARAFGPGPAARSLLRKAGFPADLLPSPIGVTAEEFWYAVAEPLAAGAVAHGRLRVLKAALDRYPYHPLFRAAVDGAGAAPPSGTAGGEAAGGGGFGASDGAGGSREPARSDGARGSGAAAPSGGAAVGGPQPIGSVLVAGASPHGRDPLRAAREARAIEAAAARVGFSVHHSPAANVTDLQRILDLRPEVLHLICHGEDAHLVFEDAFGGAHRVPADSVVRLLRSYRCHAGVRLRGVVLAACHTGPLAAAFTEVARVVVAHRGELDDEAAVAYAAALYGLLDRVPALHDAARVAADQAAAALGDDYGVELRENLVVRGWDAPG is encoded by the coding sequence ATGGCGGGCGCGGACGACGACACGACGGAGTTGACGGCGGAGGAGATCACCGCGCTCGCCCGGGCCTTCGGTCCCGGGCCGGCCGCCAGGTCGCTGCTCCGCAAGGCGGGCTTCCCCGCCGACCTGCTGCCCAGCCCGATCGGCGTCACGGCGGAGGAGTTCTGGTACGCCGTCGCGGAGCCGCTCGCGGCGGGGGCCGTGGCGCACGGGCGGTTACGCGTGCTGAAGGCGGCCCTCGACCGCTACCCGTACCACCCGCTGTTCCGCGCGGCGGTCGACGGGGCGGGGGCCGCGCCGCCGAGCGGAACGGCCGGCGGGGAGGCGGCCGGCGGCGGGGGGTTCGGGGCGTCCGACGGGGCCGGCGGGTCCCGGGAGCCCGCGCGGTCCGACGGCGCCCGGGGATCGGGGGCCGCCGCCCCCTCGGGCGGGGCCGCGGTGGGCGGGCCACAGCCGATCGGCAGCGTCCTGGTGGCCGGGGCCAGCCCGCACGGCCGTGACCCGCTGCGGGCGGCGCGGGAGGCGCGCGCCATCGAGGCCGCGGCCGCCCGCGTCGGGTTCTCGGTGCACCACAGCCCGGCGGCCAACGTCACCGACCTCCAGCGGATCCTCGACCTGCGGCCGGAGGTGCTGCATCTGATCTGTCACGGCGAGGACGCGCACCTCGTCTTCGAGGACGCCTTCGGCGGCGCGCACCGGGTGCCCGCGGACTCCGTGGTGCGGCTGCTGCGCTCCTACCGGTGCCACGCCGGGGTCCGGCTGCGCGGCGTGGTGCTCGCGGCCTGCCACACCGGGCCGCTCGCCGCGGCCTTCACCGAGGTGGCCCGGGTGGTGGTCGCCCACCGTGGCGAGCTGGACGACGAGGCGGCGGTGGCCTACGCGGCCGCGCTGTACGGCCTGCTCGACCGGGTGCCGGCGCTCCACGACGCCGCACGGGTCGCGGCGGACCAGGCCGCGGCCGCCCTGGGCGACGACTACGGCGTGGAGCTGCGGGAGAACCTGGTGGTGCGGGGGTGGGACGCGCCGGGCTGA
- a CDS encoding MarR family winged helix-turn-helix transcriptional regulator: protein MAETPFAPARIRALPSWLLGRAAARGHRLVAEALAREGMRMTHHAVLSAVAERGPISQAALGRSLSIDPKDMVGIVSDLVADGLVTRGPDPNDRRKNAIALSAEGERRLRRTERLGDEANDELTARLTPAERDQLIALLTRIVEPGERCAGPGGASVS from the coding sequence ATGGCCGAGACTCCCTTCGCTCCCGCCCGGATCCGCGCGCTCCCCAGCTGGCTGCTGGGCCGCGCGGCCGCCCGCGGCCACCGGCTGGTCGCCGAGGCGCTGGCCCGCGAGGGCATGCGGATGACCCATCACGCGGTCTTGTCGGCGGTCGCCGAACGCGGCCCCATCTCGCAGGCGGCTCTCGGCCGCAGCCTGAGCATCGACCCGAAGGACATGGTCGGCATCGTCTCCGACCTGGTCGCCGACGGGCTGGTCACCCGCGGACCCGACCCCAACGACCGGCGCAAGAACGCCATCGCCCTCTCCGCCGAGGGCGAGCGGCGGCTGCGCCGCACCGAACGGCTGGGCGACGAGGCCAACGACGAGCTCACCGCCCGCCTCACACCGGCCGAGCGCGATCAACTCATCGCCCTGCTCACCCGCATCGTGGAGCCGGGGGAGCGCTGCGCCGGGCCCGGTGGGGCGTCTGTCTCCTAG
- a CDS encoding zinc-binding dehydrogenase, protein MRRVRFFEYGGPEVLRVEEVEAPRPGPGELLIANEAIGVTLPTVRKVRDGGLPLPGALGGEVAGRVVAVGPEVAGFAVGDRVTALCFRDSYAEECVVAAAMATPVPDGASAVDAVALVRGGLVASGAHAAARPEPGESVLVTGAASGVGHLAVQLAKERGAARVVAAAGSAAKAEFLRSLGADEVVTYEDASWGEPVDIVLDAVGGELLAPAVAALAPGGRLVAYSSGGGTVSAYDLLVGGRTVTGFQMARIAATRPALMESWRRELWTLFAEGRLRPAVHVRLPLAEAAAAHEIIESRANLGKVVLIP, encoded by the coding sequence ATGCGTCGTGTTCGCTTTTTCGAGTACGGCGGTCCCGAGGTGCTGCGCGTCGAGGAGGTCGAGGCGCCTCGGCCCGGCCCGGGCGAGCTGCTGATAGCCAATGAGGCGATCGGGGTCACGCTGCCGACGGTGCGCAAGGTGCGGGACGGCGGACTACCGCTGCCCGGGGCGCTCGGCGGCGAGGTGGCCGGGCGCGTCGTCGCCGTCGGACCCGAGGTCGCCGGCTTCGCGGTCGGCGACCGGGTCACCGCGCTCTGCTTCCGCGACTCCTATGCGGAAGAGTGCGTCGTGGCGGCCGCGATGGCCACCCCGGTCCCCGACGGCGCCTCGGCGGTGGACGCGGTCGCCCTGGTCCGCGGCGGGCTGGTGGCGTCGGGCGCCCACGCCGCGGCGCGCCCGGAGCCGGGCGAGTCGGTGCTGGTCACGGGCGCGGCGAGCGGAGTCGGGCACCTCGCCGTGCAGTTGGCGAAGGAGCGCGGCGCGGCCCGGGTGGTGGCCGCCGCCGGCTCCGCGGCCAAGGCGGAGTTCCTGCGCTCGCTGGGCGCCGACGAGGTGGTGACGTACGAGGACGCGTCCTGGGGGGAGCCGGTGGACATCGTGCTGGACGCGGTCGGCGGGGAGTTGCTGGCCCCGGCGGTGGCCGCACTCGCGCCCGGCGGGCGGCTGGTGGCCTACAGCTCGGGCGGCGGCACGGTCTCGGCTTACGACCTCCTGGTCGGCGGCAGGACGGTGACCGGATTCCAGATGGCCAGGATCGCCGCGACCCGGCCCGCGCTGATGGAGTCGTGGCGCCGGGAGTTGTGGACGCTCTTCGCCGAGGGCCGGCTGCGCCCCGCGGTGCACGTCCGACTCCCGCTCGCCGAGGCCGCCGCGGCGCACGAGATCATCGAGTCCCGGGCGAACCTCGGCAAGGTCGTCCTCATACCCTGA
- a CDS encoding 4a-hydroxytetrahydrobiopterin dehydratase, whose amino-acid sequence MAVEPLSHKEIEERLEDLPGWSVEGDQITRTYTYVSHLDAADAVGRIARVQDELNHHSDLALGYTTLTVSVNTHSVGGKVTALDFELAHRIQEVATGAAA is encoded by the coding sequence ATGGCAGTCGAACCGCTCTCACACAAGGAGATCGAGGAGCGCCTGGAGGATCTCCCCGGCTGGTCGGTCGAGGGCGACCAGATCACCCGCACCTACACCTACGTGAGCCACCTGGACGCGGCCGACGCCGTCGGGCGGATCGCCCGGGTGCAGGACGAGCTGAACCACCACTCCGATCTGGCGCTCGGCTACACCACCCTCACCGTCTCGGTGAACACCCACAGCGTCGGCGGCAAGGTGACCGCCCTCGACTTCGAGCTCGCGCACCGGATCCAGGAGGTCGCCACCGGAGCCGCCGCCTAG
- a CDS encoding GNAT family N-acetyltransferase, translating to MDSTAAASPAHATGAGAADHAVLRRAEAADSEAAAEVWLRSYGAALPSVRRAHSDEAVREWFRRVVVPDHETWVAVAGDAVVGVLVLTGERELDQLYLDPRWRGRGLGDRFMELAKRRRPAGLELWTFQVNVPAQRFYERHGFTEVLRTDGHGNEEREPDIRYAWRPEESAPTS from the coding sequence ATGGACAGCACCGCCGCCGCGAGCCCCGCCCACGCCACGGGAGCCGGGGCCGCCGACCACGCCGTACTACGCCGGGCCGAGGCCGCCGACAGCGAGGCGGCCGCGGAGGTGTGGCTGCGCTCCTACGGCGCGGCGCTGCCGAGCGTGCGCAGGGCCCACTCCGACGAGGCGGTGCGGGAGTGGTTCCGGCGCGTGGTCGTGCCCGACCACGAGACCTGGGTGGCGGTCGCCGGCGACGCCGTCGTCGGCGTGCTGGTCCTCACCGGCGAACGGGAGCTGGACCAGCTCTACCTCGACCCGCGGTGGCGCGGCCGGGGGCTCGGCGACCGGTTCATGGAGCTGGCCAAGCGGCGCCGACCGGCGGGTCTGGAGCTGTGGACCTTTCAGGTCAACGTTCCGGCACAGCGGTTCTACGAGCGACACGGCTTCACCGAGGTCCTACGGACCGACGGCCACGGCAACGAGGAGCGCGAGCCCGACATCCGCTACGCGTGGCGTCCCGAGGAGTCGGCCCCGACGAGCTGA
- a CDS encoding sialidase family protein — translation MTSDLRAHFRRPWRRRAWAILAAAVLALTPIPVRAVDANDSASAARLGFQQEVLFKASQERGYSCFRIPAIVKTTKGTLLAFAEGRVDNCGDAGDIDLVLKRSTDGGRTWGPIQVIDEGDGDTHGNPAPIVDTRTGRIVLATTYNTGRDDSQSCEVPCDRVPHFQYSDDDGESWSAPRDLSDSIMPRDWNSWYATGPVHGIQLTRGAHKGRLVFGVNTETYDGSRVTQNHAALVYSDDGGDNWKIGAVDTWAISHDGSFRQKPSELTMVEREDGSIYVSGREQDGTDLGHRDWTVSRDGGVSFAGPFRAIPDLYTPQVQGSIIRLRSKAEDGYSRLLFSAPADPDRRRTMMIRSSWDEASTWDSVDRGKVVTQDWSGYSDMVAISADEVGLMYEGGTVDARDEIRFARFTEDWLGPRRGPDGSTADRAPGARAAKVLGEPAQTNGQFGKALAFDGTDDAARLPFRDTLPLGTGDFTVSLWFRYSAASGHHPFLWIGGVGNRQPQIWVRGEPSNSRVRALITAVSGTTAPRSASISTPEAHNDGDWHHLAVQRTGGRLSIAVDGTPAISVLDAPGTVSRTSPFGIHLGQGVDSRSHLTGALDEVRVYSRALSDTELRQVREFNSSLDDDSAVVLRLPLDSVQPAAAT, via the coding sequence ATGACGTCAGATCTTCGTGCACACTTCAGAAGACCATGGCGACGCCGTGCATGGGCGATACTCGCCGCCGCGGTGCTCGCCCTCACTCCGATTCCGGTACGGGCCGTGGACGCGAACGATTCGGCGTCCGCGGCCCGTCTCGGCTTCCAGCAGGAGGTCCTCTTCAAGGCTTCCCAGGAACGGGGGTATTCCTGCTTCCGCATCCCCGCGATCGTCAAGACCACCAAGGGGACCCTCCTGGCCTTCGCGGAGGGCCGGGTGGACAACTGCGGCGACGCCGGCGACATCGACCTGGTCCTCAAGCGCTCCACCGACGGCGGGCGGACCTGGGGCCCGATTCAGGTGATCGACGAGGGCGACGGCGACACCCATGGCAACCCCGCCCCCATCGTCGACACCCGCACCGGCCGGATCGTACTCGCCACCACGTACAACACCGGCCGCGACGACTCACAGAGCTGCGAGGTGCCCTGTGACCGCGTGCCGCACTTCCAGTACAGCGACGACGACGGGGAGAGCTGGTCCGCACCACGCGACCTGAGCGATTCGATCATGCCGCGGGACTGGAACTCCTGGTACGCCACCGGTCCCGTGCACGGCATCCAGCTGACCCGCGGCGCCCACAAGGGGCGGCTGGTCTTCGGCGTCAACACCGAGACGTACGACGGTTCGCGGGTGACCCAGAACCACGCCGCGCTCGTCTACAGCGACGACGGCGGGGACAACTGGAAGATCGGCGCCGTGGACACCTGGGCGATCTCCCACGACGGCTCGTTCCGTCAGAAACCCTCCGAGCTGACCATGGTGGAGCGGGAGGACGGCTCCATCTACGTGAGCGGCCGGGAGCAGGACGGCACCGACCTCGGACACCGCGACTGGACCGTCAGCCGTGACGGCGGCGTCTCCTTCGCCGGCCCCTTCCGCGCCATCCCCGACCTCTACACCCCGCAGGTGCAGGGGTCGATCATCCGTCTGCGCAGCAAGGCGGAGGACGGCTACAGCAGGTTGCTCTTCTCCGCCCCCGCCGATCCGGACCGGCGCCGCACCATGATGATCCGTTCCTCCTGGGACGAGGCGAGCACCTGGGACAGCGTCGACCGCGGCAAGGTGGTGACCCAGGACTGGTCCGGCTACTCCGACATGGTGGCCATCTCCGCCGACGAGGTCGGGCTGATGTACGAGGGCGGCACGGTCGACGCGCGGGACGAGATCCGTTTCGCGCGCTTCACCGAGGACTGGCTGGGACCGCGCCGCGGCCCCGACGGCTCCACCGCCGACCGGGCGCCGGGCGCCCGCGCCGCGAAGGTGCTCGGCGAGCCGGCCCAGACCAACGGGCAGTTCGGCAAGGCCCTGGCCTTCGACGGCACGGACGACGCGGCGCGACTGCCGTTCCGCGACACCCTGCCGCTGGGGACCGGGGACTTCACCGTGAGCCTGTGGTTCCGCTACTCCGCCGCCTCCGGACACCATCCGTTCCTGTGGATCGGCGGCGTCGGCAACCGACAGCCGCAGATCTGGGTGCGCGGCGAGCCCTCCAACAGCCGGGTGCGCGCCCTGATCACGGCGGTCAGCGGCACCACCGCGCCGCGCAGCGCCTCCATCAGCACCCCCGAGGCGCACAACGACGGGGACTGGCACCATCTCGCGGTGCAGCGCACGGGAGGCAGACTCAGCATCGCGGTGGACGGCACGCCGGCCATATCGGTACTCGACGCTCCCGGCACGGTGAGCCGCACCTCGCCGTTCGGCATCCACCTGGGCCAGGGCGTCGACAGCCGGTCCCACCTCACCGGCGCGCTGGACGAGGTCCGGGTGTACAGCCGGGCGCTGTCCGACACCGAGCTGCGCCAAGTCCGCGAGTTCAACTCCTCGTTGGACGATGACAGCGCGGTCGTCCTGCGGCTGCCGCTGGACTCGGTACAGCCTGCGGCGGCGACGTAG